CGAACGACCACGCCGCGCGGTCGGTCCTGCCCGCCGTGGTCTGGCCGCTCTGGGCGGCGGCGATCCTGATGGGTTTCTGCGCCTGCGGGGCGCTTTCGGTCTGGCCCGGCGCCGCCTTGTCCCTCGGAGACGAGGCCCGCTCCCTGGTGGCCCAGCTCCGGTTCACCCTCCCCTTCGTCCTCTGGCCCGTAATCAGCCTGGCCCTGGGTGTCTCCGCGCTCGTGGTCGCGCTTCGGAAAAGGCGTCCCGTCGTTTTGTCCGTCGTCGCCGTGGCTCTATCAATCCTCTTCGTCGTCGGACACTACTTCCTGCGCTCCGTGGGAGCCCAAATCAACGCGAGTTCCGAGGAGATGCTCCAGGATGAAATGCAGCGGATGATAGAGGAGGCGGAGACGGATTGACGCAATCCATTGACAGCTAATCTATTCTACATTAAAATCTCTTGGGGATTATCGGATTAATCCGCATCCGGTGGCCCGCAGGGGGCGTTGCGGGGCGACTCGGGTTCACAGCAGAACCACTCGGGAACCGTGAAGAAGCTCAGCGTATTCATCGCCAAGGGCGGCACGGGCAAGACGACCACCGCGGTCAACCTGAGCGCCGGTCTGGCCGAGCGCGGCAAGCGGGTTGTCCTGGTGGACGCCGATCCGCAGGGCTGCGTCTCCTCCTACTTCAACATCGAGCCCACCGGGGGGTTGGCCGAGCTCATCCTCGGCGAGAAAATCAAGCTGGTGCGGCTGCGGAACAACTTCGTGGTGATGACCTCGGGCGGATCCCGCCTGTGGGACGTGACGGGCAAGCTGAGCCAGGCCCCCGAGCGCCACACCCAAGTCTCGCGGGCCTTCGCCCGGCTGCGCGATTGCGACTTCATCATCTTCGACTGTGCCCCGAGCCTCGACGTGCTGACCTACAACGTGCTCAACTACACCGGCAACGTGCTCGTCCCGGTTTCGATGGATTACCTCTCTGCCCTGGCGGCGGTGGAGACGGTCAACGCCATCCACCGGTTCGGGGAGACGAGTAACGGACGGGTCTTCGGCGTGCTCCCCACCTTTTACGACAAGCGCACCCGGATGTCCCGAATAATCCTGCGGATGATCAAGGATCATTTCGGCAAGCTGGTGACCGAGACCATCATCCGGACCAACACCCAGATAAACGAGGCCCCGAGCACCGGTTCCACCGTCTTCGAGCACGCCCCGTACTCCTACGGCGCCGCCGATTACCTGAACCTCGTGGACGAGATAGACTCCAGGCTCTAGGCGCGCCGGCCGGGTCGGGGGGTGACGGTCGAGCGGGCGTGGCGATAATCGGTGTGGAATCGGTGGGCGTGCACCCTCGACACGTGAAACCCCCGGGATGCACGGATTGCGAAACCGATGACCGAGCGGCAACCTCGCTCCCGGTGGAACTCCCGGGGTACGGAAATTGCTGTTCACATTGGGTCGAAAAGCTGGTAATCTTTCCCCTGTGCATCCGGGTCCCATGACAGCGGTAGATCGCTGGGCGGTCTGGAAGCCCTGTCTTTAACCCCCTGTTTTTCGGGCTCGATTCAGACCGGTCCGGACCCCGTTCCGCGGCGGCAGTACCGTACAGGACAGGCACGATGTACGGGACGGCCCGCACCGGCCTAGAACCTAAAGCTTCGGGAGGATAGATGGCCGCAGAAAAGGCCAAGAACGGTGAAGCGGTACTGGAGATGATCATCCTGAAGAAGCGGATGCACTGGTCTGAACGCGGCTTCAGCATTTTATTCTCCTGGGTGATGATCGTGCTGGTCGTTGTCGGAGGCTTTTTCACCTCGCGAATCATTGACCTGTTCGAGAGTCAAGGGGTCTATCTGGACTTATCCACGTGGGTGTTCTGGATTCTCGTGATCCCGTTCATAGCCAATATATACGTCACGCGTCTGTCCCAGCCTTTCTACGCCGTGACCGACACCCGGGTAGTCATGACGAAGTCGTACTCGAAGGATGTGGCCGTGGCTCTCCCCCTGAATGAAATCGTCCGGGCGGAGATAGTCTCGAAGCGCGGCGGTTCCGGTAACGTGAACATTTACACCAACGTGAACAGCGGCAACCGCCTGCTGATAACCAGTGAAGGGGAGTTCGGCGTCGCCTCGATGGCGAACGTGGCCAAGCCGGAGATCTTCGTCAACACGCTCAACGCCGCCAGGCGCAGCCTGAGCATGGGCGGCGAGTAGGGGTACCGTTCAGGCCCGGGGTTGTTCATGGGACAATTCGAGTGCCCATCCTGCGGTCGGTCCATCTCCTCGGACTCAACCATCTGTAAATACTGCGGCGAACCGGTGAAGTCGTCGCAGGCAGTCGAGTCCACCCTTTCCAACACCATCGCTTGTCCCGAGTGCGGCCATACGGTCAATGCCGGTTTGGATGTCTGCCCCCACTGCGGTTTCGAGCGGAAGGTCGCGAGGAAAAAGGCCCCCCCGAGGACGAAGCCGGAGAAGGCCCCGCCTCAGGTGATCGTCCCGCGGAAAAAGGCCGCCGTAGAGGCGCCTCCGGTCGCGGAGGCCACCCCGCTTTCCGTCGTCAAAGCCGCGCCTCCACCGGAGGTTCATGCCGCCGAGTATAAAATGAGCCCCCCAGCTAAATCGGAGCCGGCCACCCCGACCAGGGAGCTCCGCACCCGGACCCCCGAGCCGCCGACCAAAATAGACCAGGAGCGCATTGACGCCGCGAGGCGCGCCACGACGACCACCACCGATCTCCCCCCGCCTCCGGGTCTGGACGAGAACTATCTGCCGGAGCGCCCCGAGGGTCTAATCTCCAGCAAAATCCACGTCTTCCTCCGTGGTCTGCAGCTCGGCGTCAAGCCCACGGACTACCCCGCCCTCATCACCAACATCCGCTCCCACAAGGTCAAGCTCAACGATTTCATCTACGACGAGGCGCGGAAGGCCTGGCGGACCATCGCCGACATGTTCAACCTGCCCGAGATGGAGTGAGACAACGGTTCGAGTTGGCGGCGCCGGCATCCTGACCTTCACATCCCACCGGGCCCGGCCCGGTTTTTAAATGATGTAGCGTCCCCGGCGAAACGAGCGAAGCGAGCTATGCCCCTGGCAAACCGAGTAATGCCCCGGCAAAATAGAGCAGCACCCCCGGCGATACGAGCGTACCGAGCGAACCGAGCGTAGCGAGCTACGCCCCCGGCGTACCGAGCTACGCCCCCGGCGAACCGGGTAACGCCCCAGCGAAACTGGACGGATGCCGCCTGAAATGGCCTTTTACTTCTTTAAAACACCGAAGAGACTGGCGGTCTTCCTCCTCCTGACCGCCGCGGGACTGCTGGCGGCGGCGCACCTGGCCGTCGGCTGGCTCTGGCCCGCGGACGACGAGGCGCGGGAGATTCAGGAGAGCCTCGCGACCGCGGACGAGGGCCTTCGCTGGGAAACCGCCGGGCGCGACCTGGCGCTGAATCTGGTCCTGGACGGTGTCGAGGTGGGCGGGCTCCCCGCTCGGCGGTTGACCCTGGGGGCGGACAGGGTCGCCCTGGAGGGGGCGGCTCTCGGGGTGGACGAGCTGGCCTCGCTCGCCGATATGGCGCGCGCTTTGGGAAAAAGCGGCCTGTCGCTCGGGGGAACCCTGGACCTGGGCCGGGGGCTTTGTCTCATCGGTGTGTGGAACGGCGTCGTCGCGGACGATAGCCTCACACTGGCCGGGGACGCCGTCCTCGACCGCCGGGGGCGCGAGCTCGAGGTTTTCACGTCATTTCACCTCGCCCGTGGGGCAATTTGCCTCACCCTCGAGTCGGAGGGGAGCCTGGTCTTCGGACGGCTCGACTCCGGGGGCTTTTTCTTCTCCCCCCGCCTGGAGGCGGCCGAGCTGACCGAGCTCTGGGGTGATGATCCGATTCAAGCGGTCGGAACCGTTTGCGGCATGGGCTGGCCCGGAGAAAATCGCTGGCTCGTCTGGGGCTCCGGCTTCGGGCTGCGCCGGCGCGGGGCGCCCGAGGAGTTCTCCACCGGGCCCTTCTTCTTCGAGTACAACGGGGGGGACTGGACCGCCTGGCTGGCGGGCATGGGAACGGCCCGCGGAACGGACGGCGGCCTCGCCGAGCTCTCCCTCGCCGCCGACCTGGACGTCCGCCACCTGGCCCGGTCGGTGCTTCCCCTGGGCAGCACGGGGTCCGGCCGGGTTGGGTGCGAGGTCCTCTTCCACAGGCTGCAAGCGCCGCGGCTCTCCCTCACCGCCGAGGGTGTCGCCCTGGGCCTTCCCGACGGGACGCGACTGTCCCTCGAGGGCGCCTTGTCTCTGACGGACGGCGTCCCCCGGGCCGACTGCCGCTTCGACACGGGGGGCGGCTGGCTGGCTTACGGCGTCGAAAGTGACGGGCGCTCGACCCTGGCCGGGGAGGGCGTCGCGCTGGACGCCGCCTGGCGTGGCGGTCTCAAGCTGCGCGAGCTAGTCCCCCTACTGGGATTGCTGGACCTCGAACCGCTCATCGCCCCGCGGACCCTGAAGGTGGAGCTCCCCGACTGCCGCTGGGGTGACGCGCCGCTGGGAGACTTAAGCGGCGTCATCCTCCGGGAGCCCGGCACCTGGACCGCCAACCTGACCTTGGATACGGACGGCGGCCGGGCGCGGTGCGTCTGGCTTCTGGACCTTCTCGGCGGTCAGCGGATACGGGGGAGCTTTCGAAACCTGCCCCTCGCGCTCATCCGCGTCCTGGGGGCCGAAGAGGCCGGTCTGGAGCCCACCGGCGGGCGGATGGATGGAAATTTGGAGATGACCCTGCAAGGGGCCGAGCCGGATTCCCTCGCCCTGAACCTCACGGCGACCGGGGTGGAGGCGCCGCTGCCGCCATTTTTGGCCTCCCTGTGGCGCTGGGCGGACACCGGCGCCGACCCTCCCGCGCTCACCGGGGCCGGGCTCGAATTTTCCTGGAGCCTCCAGGGCGGCGAGCCCGGTGAAATGGCCCTCCGCTTGACTTCCCCCGACCTGCGTGTTATTTTAAGCCCCGGCAGCCGGGCGGCCTGGGCGGGTGCGTTGGACATCTCCGGGCGCCTCGAGGTGCCGCCGCGGGTGGCCCGGCGAATGTCGGAGAGAGGCGTTCTCATCTTCCGCACCCCGAGCGGCTGGGGCGCGGTGCCCTTCCACCTGGGCGGAACCTGGACCGATCCCCAGCCACGCCTCGATCTCGTGCAGTCCCGGCTCCTCGCCGCCTCCGAGCCTCCGCCCGGGACGGTGGGCTGGTAGAGCGGAGAGTTCCGAGAGCTACCCGTTTACGGA
This portion of the bacterium genome encodes:
- a CDS encoding zinc ribbon domain-containing protein; translated protein: MGQFECPSCGRSISSDSTICKYCGEPVKSSQAVESTLSNTIACPECGHTVNAGLDVCPHCGFERKVARKKAPPRTKPEKAPPQVIVPRKKAAVEAPPVAEATPLSVVKAAPPPEVHAAEYKMSPPAKSEPATPTRELRTRTPEPPTKIDQERIDAARRATTTTTDLPPPPGLDENYLPERPEGLISSKIHVFLRGLQLGVKPTDYPALITNIRSHKVKLNDFIYDEARKAWRTIADMFNLPEME
- a CDS encoding ParA family protein, yielding MKKLSVFIAKGGTGKTTTAVNLSAGLAERGKRVVLVDADPQGCVSSYFNIEPTGGLAELILGEKIKLVRLRNNFVVMTSGGSRLWDVTGKLSQAPERHTQVSRAFARLRDCDFIIFDCAPSLDVLTYNVLNYTGNVLVPVSMDYLSALAAVETVNAIHRFGETSNGRVFGVLPTFYDKRTRMSRIILRMIKDHFGKLVTETIIRTNTQINEAPSTGSTVFEHAPYSYGAADYLNLVDEIDSRL